One segment of Rickettsiella grylli DNA contains the following:
- the ald gene encoding alanine dehydrogenase gives MRIGVPKEIKNHEYRVAIVPSIVRELTAQNHRVFLETKAGNGVGIDDNDYQEAGAVIVNTAQEVFGESDLILKVKEPQPQECAYLNEKKTLFTFLHLAADRKQTELLLASKCTAIAYETVTDAQGGLPLLTPMSVVAGRMSIQAGTHCLEKAQRGRGILLSGVPGVASASVVVLGGGVVGSNAIRMALGLEAQVTVLDKSAMKLRELDLHFGGQLNTVFSTQDAIEKYVPLADLLIGAVLVPGAEAPKIVTRELLKKMRPGSVVVDVSIDQGGCFATSRPTTHTHPTYYVDDIVHYCVSNMPGAVPRTSTFALTHATLPYILTLANKGIDRALTEDVYLRNGLNISQGRITHQAIAHGFDKPYVSAGEILSA, from the coding sequence ATGCGTATTGGTGTTCCTAAAGAGATTAAGAATCATGAATATCGCGTCGCGATTGTACCTTCTATTGTTCGCGAGTTGACTGCACAAAATCATCGCGTGTTTCTTGAAACAAAAGCTGGAAATGGCGTTGGTATTGATGATAACGATTATCAAGAAGCGGGTGCCGTTATCGTTAATACGGCACAAGAAGTCTTTGGAGAAAGTGATCTTATTCTGAAGGTTAAAGAACCGCAACCTCAGGAATGTGCTTATTTAAATGAAAAAAAAACCTTATTTACGTTTTTACATTTGGCCGCAGATAGGAAGCAAACAGAATTATTATTGGCATCCAAGTGTACAGCGATTGCGTATGAAACAGTAACAGATGCGCAAGGAGGTTTACCGTTATTAACACCGATGAGTGTCGTTGCAGGCCGAATGTCGATACAAGCGGGTACTCATTGTCTAGAAAAGGCACAGCGTGGAAGAGGTATTTTATTATCGGGTGTTCCTGGTGTTGCTTCGGCCAGCGTTGTTGTTTTAGGAGGTGGCGTTGTGGGAAGTAATGCCATCCGTATGGCGTTAGGTTTAGAAGCCCAAGTCACGGTATTGGATAAGTCTGCAATGAAGTTAAGAGAACTCGATCTTCACTTTGGAGGTCAACTCAATACTGTTTTTTCAACACAAGATGCCATCGAAAAATATGTACCGCTGGCCGATTTATTAATCGGAGCCGTTTTAGTGCCGGGTGCCGAAGCCCCTAAAATAGTGACACGAGAATTATTAAAAAAAATGCGTCCAGGTTCTGTGGTTGTCGATGTATCTATTGATCAAGGCGGATGTTTTGCGACGAGTCGGCCGACAACGCACACTCATCCGACCTATTACGTTGATGATATTGTTCATTATTGCGTGAGTAATATGCCGGGGGCTGTACCGCGTACGTCGACGTTTGCGTTGACACATGCCACATTACCTTACATTTTAACGTTGGCGAATAAAGGGATTGATAGAGCACTGACTGAAGATGTTTATTTAAGAAATGGGTTGAATATTTCACAGGGAAGAATTACACATCAAGCGATTGCGCATGGGTTTGATAAACCTTATGTTTCTGCGGGAGAAATCTTAAGTGCTTAA